Proteins found in one Candidatus Bathyarchaeia archaeon genomic segment:
- a CDS encoding LamG-like jellyroll fold domain-containing protein: MSSSETLALWHMDEVYTPEATGKDNYAILGGTPPPILVEGKFGKALSFDGANFVYVPMTSSLYAPEEVTLEAWIYVKSFKDVEYNNIIVIAYRAGLEWQSVTRICGIALKPSQYHEKGFLKSYVYTDKEHLNEIMTTEPLIPLNRWVHVAFTRSLSSGMHLYVNGEEVEVNVVHGVQNPRGKILMGTEIFFGHDAEIIIDEPRICDVALDPSQFILKDTLELTVSHTEIDIGPNLMTAIIIAALIFAAAWLLRRIVQTWGMTRSSG; encoded by the coding sequence TTGAGTTCTTCTGAAACTTTAGCGCTTTGGCATATGGATGAAGTTTACACGCCAGAAGCGACCGGGAAAGATAACTACGCAATTTTGGGTGGAACGCCACCTCCGATACTTGTTGAAGGGAAATTCGGTAAAGCACTAAGTTTTGACGGGGCAAATTTCGTGTACGTTCCAATGACTTCGAGTCTATACGCTCCTGAAGAAGTTACCCTTGAAGCATGGATTTATGTTAAATCGTTTAAAGACGTAGAGTATAACAACATCATAGTTATAGCCTATCGAGCTGGTTTAGAGTGGCAATCGGTAACACGTATATGCGGGATAGCCCTAAAACCAAGCCAATACCATGAAAAAGGCTTTCTCAAAAGTTATGTTTACACAGATAAGGAGCACCTCAACGAAATAATGACCACAGAACCACTTATACCACTAAATCGATGGGTTCATGTAGCTTTTACACGCAGCTTATCTTCTGGGATGCATTTGTATGTAAATGGAGAAGAGGTTGAAGTTAACGTTGTACATGGCGTGCAAAACCCGAGAGGTAAGATACTTATGGGAACGGAAATCTTTTTTGGACACGACGCTGAAATCATAATAGATGAACCAAGAATATGTGATGTAGCCTTGGATCCGTCGCAATTCATTTTGAAAGATACGTTGGAACTTACAGTTTCCCACACAGAAATTGACATAGGCCCCAACCTCATGACGGCAATAATTATAGCGGCTCTAATCTTTGCAGCAGCTTGGTTGCTAAGAAGGATTGTACAAACATGGGGAATGACAAGATCAAGCGGCTAA
- a CDS encoding NosD domain-containing protein yields MPKKRRSLKDRMREKQIKLQRALEAHRLEIEKARAERKAKKWRSNIITWITCILLITLFICIAWQYTKSPTPTQQNQNETQQTSQSPSNVIYIWPDGGVEPTTAPIAKVKENYYKFTSNVTLPVIVLKDNIVIDGAGYVLKGDGTIGSRGIDISYRKNVTVVNLKIEGFVYGIYLNSTTYAAISSNEFINNYCGIWLTFASQNNITSNNISKNNMYGIWLKNSTNNLIYRNTFTFHLNYTIYLGYSFSNIIRANNLSENRLAIFLFSSSNNTIAQNNIVSNFQGINLLYSVKNGIYENEIRKNNVGIIFDSSSNNIISRNDFIDNAYSISIINSINSWYDDSKNGNYWSDYLEKYPNATRLNGIWDTPYVIDENNMDKYPRVAPYN; encoded by the coding sequence ATGCCTAAAAAGAGAAGAAGTTTAAAAGATAGAATGCGTGAAAAGCAAATAAAACTTCAAAGAGCTTTAGAAGCCCACCGATTAGAAATTGAAAAAGCGCGGGCGGAGAGAAAGGCCAAAAAATGGCGTTCTAACATAATTACATGGATAACCTGCATACTCTTAATTACGTTATTTATATGCATCGCATGGCAATACACTAAATCACCTACACCAACTCAGCAGAACCAAAACGAAACTCAACAGACTTCACAATCTCCATCTAACGTTATATACATTTGGCCTGACGGTGGAGTTGAGCCTACAACTGCACCCATCGCCAAAGTGAAGGAGAATTATTATAAGTTCACAAGTAATGTCACACTTCCAGTAATAGTTTTGAAGGATAACATCGTGATAGACGGTGCAGGCTACGTTCTCAAGGGTGATGGGACCATAGGATCCCGAGGAATAGACATAAGTTACAGGAAAAATGTGACTGTTGTTAACTTAAAAATAGAAGGATTCGTTTATGGAATATACCTTAACTCAACCACCTACGCGGCGATCTCCAGTAACGAATTCATAAACAATTATTGTGGTATATGGCTAACCTTCGCCTCCCAAAACAACATAACTTCAAACAACATTTCGAAAAATAATATGTATGGAATATGGTTGAAAAACTCTACAAACAATTTAATATATAGGAATACATTTACCTTTCACTTAAACTACACAATTTACTTGGGCTACTCTTTTTCCAACATAATCCGTGCAAACAACTTGTCAGAGAACAGGCTGGCTATTTTCCTGTTCTCTTCATCAAACAACACAATCGCTCAAAACAACATAGTCAGCAACTTTCAAGGCATAAACCTACTTTATTCGGTTAAAAACGGCATATATGAAAATGAAATAAGGAAAAACAATGTTGGAATAATTTTTGATAGCTCAAGCAACAATATTATTAGTCGTAACGATTTCATAGATAACGCATATTCGATAAGCATTATAAATTCGATAAATTCATGGTATGATGATTCAAAAAATGGAAATTATTGGAGCGATTATTTAGAAAAGTATCCAAATGCCACAAGGTTAAACGGGATATGGGATACTCCATATGTTATCGATGAAAATAACATGGATAAGTATCCAAGAGTCGCCCCGTACAATTAA
- a CDS encoding radical SAM protein, which translates to MDIRIKIFKFSLQQAFLDRGIKGKLFAPQIVSYSVTNTCNFRCIHCHASAGEAMPKELTMEEARKAVNEMAELGTEVIIFSGGEPLLRKSFTLNLTRYCIDLGIMPVILTNGSLLDYKTAQELKDAGILAVGIPLDYATPQRFNRLRNTPGAFESVIRAIKACHKADLPVAATIMLFKDSLNEMPMLMDLLSALDVEQAVLYDFIPVGRGTKVSDLVMENEQRIKLLDYLFRIQAEKEIFFLVSGGSPLYPGIILEMHKKYGIKAPSRLLKNFLIQSKVGCPAGIQYLSLRPNGDVYPCPFLQIKIGNIREQSLSDIWYSSEILANLRNRRLLEGKCNKCIHREICGGCRAKAWLKEGNYLASDPNCPIDLFKRKRVDPTTINYVSICVG; encoded by the coding sequence ATGGATATTAGAATTAAAATTTTTAAATTTTCCCTTCAACAAGCTTTCTTGGATAGAGGAATAAAGGGGAAGCTCTTTGCCCCGCAAATAGTTTCATATTCCGTTACCAATACATGTAACTTCAGGTGCATTCACTGTCATGCCAGCGCTGGGGAGGCTATGCCAAAGGAACTTACAATGGAAGAAGCAAGAAAGGCTGTAAATGAAATGGCTGAGCTCGGAACAGAAGTCATAATTTTCAGCGGGGGGGAACCGCTTCTCAGAAAAAGTTTCACCCTAAACTTAACGAGATATTGTATCGATTTGGGAATAATGCCCGTAATTCTTACTAACGGAAGTCTACTTGACTACAAAACAGCCCAAGAACTTAAGGATGCTGGGATACTTGCAGTTGGCATTCCGCTGGATTATGCAACTCCTCAACGTTTTAATAGACTTAGAAACACTCCCGGAGCATTTGAAAGCGTAATAAGAGCCATTAAGGCATGCCACAAAGCTGACTTACCAGTTGCAGCAACAATCATGCTCTTTAAAGATAGTTTAAACGAAATGCCGATGTTGATGGATTTGTTGTCTGCTTTAGACGTGGAACAAGCAGTTCTTTACGATTTTATTCCGGTAGGCCGAGGGACAAAAGTTAGCGACCTTGTTATGGAAAATGAACAACGCATTAAATTGTTGGATTATCTTTTCAGAATTCAAGCAGAAAAAGAAATATTCTTTCTCGTTTCAGGTGGCAGCCCCCTTTATCCTGGAATAATCTTAGAGATGCATAAAAAATATGGGATTAAAGCTCCTAGCAGGCTTCTGAAAAACTTTTTGATACAATCCAAGGTTGGATGCCCTGCGGGAATTCAGTATTTGAGCCTAAGGCCAAACGGAGATGTTTATCCATGTCCATTCCTACAAATAAAAATTGGAAACATTAGGGAACAAAGCCTCAGTGATATCTGGTATAGCTCAGAAATTCTTGCTAACTTGAGGAACAGACGTTTGTTAGAAGGAAAATGTAATAAATGCATTCACCGGGAAATTTGTGGTGGCTGTAGAGCAAAAGCTTGGCTTAAAGAAGGCAATTATCTAGCATCCGACCCCAATTGTCCCATCGATTTATTCAAAAGAAAGCGAGTCGACCCAACTACAATAAATTATGTCAGCATATGCGTGGGATAA
- a CDS encoding radical SAM protein, which produces MAARRKGPLLITSWRATKACNLSCVYCNVEAKHEAAPDELTTKEATYLVDLIYDFGSEWFGLKGGEPLMRKDVFEIIGYARSLGLNVCLLTNGYFVDGEILNNLAKYEVYTSVSIDGSEKVNDVLRGEGSYKAALSAIQKLSKAGVLNGLSMAITSINYKEADHIVKLAEEYGARFVWFNHLLPCGRARGETQLEPNPQQYEWFLNHIYDLMHKTYKKKFDFHIHCPFFARVFKERNPSRFWEWFNNEFTGKCIYFLFGGYLSILENGDVIPCFYSEGLKIGNIREKTLKEMWEELQASDFYKRLQNPDNLKGKCGICEYRHICGGCRTRAFAHTGDWFESDQACAYTPLSTSENSLHTCAQATNILELRRGKNIYEAKEEH; this is translated from the coding sequence ATGGCAGCAAGGAGAAAAGGACCTCTTCTGATAACTTCTTGGAGGGCAACGAAAGCATGCAATTTAAGTTGCGTTTACTGCAATGTTGAAGCCAAACATGAGGCTGCTCCAGATGAATTAACTACGAAAGAGGCTACCTATCTAGTAGATTTAATTTATGATTTTGGCTCAGAATGGTTTGGTTTAAAAGGCGGAGAACCTCTGATGCGCAAAGACGTTTTTGAAATAATAGGCTACGCGAGGAGCCTGGGTCTAAACGTATGCCTTTTAACCAACGGATATTTTGTTGACGGCGAAATACTCAACAACTTAGCTAAATATGAAGTTTACACGTCCGTTAGCATCGATGGGTCTGAGAAAGTCAATGATGTCTTAAGAGGTGAAGGTTCCTACAAAGCAGCTCTTTCGGCTATTCAGAAACTCTCTAAGGCTGGAGTGCTAAACGGTTTATCAATGGCCATTACGTCCATAAACTATAAGGAGGCAGATCATATAGTTAAGTTGGCTGAGGAGTATGGAGCAAGATTTGTATGGTTTAACCATTTACTTCCATGTGGAAGAGCTAGGGGAGAAACCCAGCTTGAACCAAACCCCCAGCAATATGAATGGTTTTTGAACCACATATACGATTTAATGCATAAAACCTACAAGAAAAAATTTGACTTTCATATTCACTGTCCCTTCTTCGCCAGAGTATTTAAAGAAAGAAATCCATCAAGATTTTGGGAATGGTTTAATAACGAGTTTACTGGAAAATGCATATACTTCCTCTTCGGAGGCTACCTAAGTATATTGGAAAATGGAGATGTCATACCATGCTTTTACTCAGAAGGCCTCAAAATTGGAAACATAAGAGAGAAAACTTTAAAGGAAATGTGGGAGGAACTTCAAGCTTCCGATTTCTACAAAAGGCTTCAGAACCCAGACAACTTAAAGGGCAAATGCGGAATATGCGAGTATAGGCATATATGCGGTGGATGTAGAACTAGAGCTTTTGCCCACACTGGCGATTGGTTTGAATCAGATCAAGCATGCGCATATACCCCTCTTTCGACAAGCGAGAACTCCCTGCACACATGCGCACAAGCCACAAACATCCTAGAACTTAGAAGAGGCAAGAACATTTACGAAGCTAAGGAAGAACATTAA
- a CDS encoding PQQ-binding-like beta-propeller repeat protein — MLKRRCERKMQKNVKLLIVMASLLAVLAVSALIMPAALAQEPMRVKTFPFINAIPNPVGVNQEVLFHTGILLEHAHGYGWHVEVIIQMPNGTTKIIETTTDSTGGTGVVFVPDQVGVYKVKTHFPEQNITINLFVWEGLKFFPMGTIFEESYSDVLDLIVQEEPVPIYPGHPLPSEYWVRPVDSQLREWNVIGGNWLYGTGPYRNVFAPNNDYAPESPHILWAKTLRGDIGALVGGGGGVGGGEYGEHGYKTGDAYEGEWLNPIIISGVLYYNKYWSALSYDTEIYPGAYSTPPGVVAVDLHTGEVIWERDDIRVSFGQIYEYDSPNQHGAIPYLIEDAGGGTWKFYRASTGRWEFTIENVPSGGYMYYGPNGEIMKVIVDTTNGWMALWNNTHIEWLKGAKYGAGSQMWRPYEITVNGTEGFMWNVSIPTNLGTPGAWVFGLTPYAAYEDRVIGISWNYSLVTVWGLSLKPGEEGTLLFRRTWTPPSAWAEGSVIVHYAGQTNEWKNGVIALFCKEERRFYGFSTEDGRYLWRTEPEHYLNAYGWGPVEHSWFFAYGRLYSTGVSGILYCYDLKTGETLWTYEAVDPYNECLWNKDWWMWICFITDGKVYMGYAEHSPMDPKFRGGPFICVDAITGDEIWRADGMFMQSRWGGRAVIGDSIMATLDHYDSRLYAVGKGPSMVTVEAPSVAVPLGSSLLIRGSVLDVSPGTKDPEIALRFPKGVPAVADENMTYWMRYVYKQFPLDPWAKIDGVWVAFEAIDPEGNYVPIGGTITDGRTGTFSIPWKPDKPGLWTLLLTFPGSKSYYPSYARITVLVEGTPPEAAVQTAIQTMQPLIIVLLVLVIIAIIISVYNIYTIKKKK, encoded by the coding sequence GTGCTTAAAAGGAGATGTGAAAGGAAAATGCAAAAGAACGTTAAGCTTTTGATCGTGATGGCTTCCTTGTTGGCAGTTCTAGCAGTTTCAGCCCTTATCATGCCGGCGGCTTTAGCTCAGGAGCCTATGCGGGTGAAGACGTTTCCCTTCATCAATGCGATTCCTAATCCTGTAGGTGTTAACCAAGAAGTGCTGTTTCACACGGGTATATTACTGGAACATGCCCATGGATACGGCTGGCATGTTGAAGTAATCATCCAGATGCCCAATGGAACCACAAAAATCATAGAAACTACGACGGACTCAACAGGCGGGACAGGTGTAGTCTTCGTGCCAGATCAAGTAGGCGTGTATAAGGTGAAGACTCACTTCCCAGAGCAAAATATTACAATAAACCTTTTTGTATGGGAGGGCTTAAAGTTCTTTCCGATGGGAACCATTTTTGAGGAGAGTTACAGCGACGTCCTTGATTTAATTGTACAAGAGGAGCCGGTGCCCATCTATCCAGGTCATCCTCTTCCCAGCGAATATTGGGTCCGCCCAGTGGACTCTCAGCTTCGTGAATGGAACGTTATAGGAGGCAACTGGCTCTACGGAACCGGCCCATACAGGAACGTTTTCGCTCCTAACAATGATTATGCGCCTGAAAGTCCCCACATCCTCTGGGCTAAAACGTTAAGAGGCGATATAGGTGCACTGGTCGGGGGAGGAGGTGGAGTTGGCGGAGGAGAATACGGTGAGCACGGCTACAAGACTGGAGACGCTTATGAAGGCGAATGGCTGAACCCCATCATCATAAGTGGAGTACTCTACTACAACAAGTATTGGAGCGCACTGTCATACGATACTGAAATTTATCCAGGCGCCTATTCAACACCCCCAGGCGTTGTAGCCGTAGACCTTCATACCGGCGAGGTGATATGGGAGAGGGATGACATTCGAGTAAGCTTCGGCCAGATCTACGAATACGATTCACCCAACCAGCACGGCGCCATCCCATACCTGATAGAAGATGCAGGCGGAGGCACATGGAAGTTTTACAGAGCCTCCACCGGAAGATGGGAGTTCACAATTGAAAATGTGCCTTCAGGCGGTTACATGTATTATGGGCCCAACGGGGAAATAATGAAGGTTATTGTAGATACTACGAATGGGTGGATGGCCCTATGGAACAACACCCATATAGAATGGCTTAAGGGCGCCAAGTACGGCGCTGGCAGCCAAATGTGGAGACCATACGAGATCACTGTTAATGGAACGGAAGGCTTCATGTGGAATGTCTCCATACCAACCAATTTAGGAACACCTGGCGCTTGGGTTTTCGGTCTAACGCCTTACGCGGCATATGAGGACAGAGTAATAGGAATCAGCTGGAACTATTCGCTAGTCACCGTTTGGGGCCTAAGCCTGAAACCAGGCGAGGAGGGCACGCTACTCTTTAGGAGGACATGGACTCCACCATCTGCTTGGGCCGAAGGAAGTGTTATTGTACACTACGCCGGACAAACCAACGAATGGAAAAACGGCGTTATAGCGCTATTCTGCAAGGAGGAGAGGCGATTCTACGGATTCAGCACAGAAGATGGACGATACTTATGGCGCACAGAACCCGAGCACTACCTTAACGCCTATGGATGGGGGCCTGTTGAACACTCATGGTTCTTCGCCTATGGCAGACTATACTCAACAGGCGTTTCCGGAATACTCTACTGCTATGACCTAAAGACGGGTGAGACCCTATGGACCTATGAAGCCGTAGACCCATACAACGAATGCCTTTGGAACAAAGATTGGTGGATGTGGATATGCTTCATAACTGACGGCAAGGTCTACATGGGCTACGCCGAGCACTCGCCAATGGACCCCAAGTTCCGCGGCGGACCATTCATATGTGTTGACGCCATAACGGGAGATGAAATCTGGCGTGCCGACGGCATGTTCATGCAAAGCCGCTGGGGTGGACGGGCAGTCATCGGCGACAGCATAATGGCAACCCTAGACCACTATGACAGCCGCCTATACGCCGTAGGCAAAGGTCCTTCCATGGTGACCGTCGAGGCGCCATCAGTAGCTGTGCCCTTAGGCTCCAGCCTGTTAATAAGAGGCTCAGTCTTGGATGTTTCTCCAGGAACAAAAGATCCAGAAATAGCCTTAAGGTTCCCGAAGGGCGTGCCCGCGGTGGCTGACGAGAATATGACTTACTGGATGCGCTACGTATACAAGCAATTCCCATTGGACCCCTGGGCGAAAATTGATGGCGTTTGGGTGGCCTTCGAGGCCATCGACCCTGAAGGCAACTACGTCCCCATCGGCGGAACGATTACTGATGGACGTACTGGAACTTTCAGCATTCCATGGAAACCAGACAAGCCAGGCCTCTGGACGCTACTATTAACCTTCCCAGGATCCAAGAGTTACTATCCCTCATACGCCAGGATAACAGTTCTAGTAGAGGGAACCCCACCTGAAGCAGCCGTACAGACAGCTATACAGACTATGCAGCCTTTGATTATAGTCCTGCTAGTGCTCGTTATCATCGCCATCATCATAAGCGTATACAACATCTACACAATCAAGAAGAAGAAGTAG
- a CDS encoding ECF transporter S component, with protein MSQPRNHTRLEKLLATAVFIIAFTFTCRLSIFTQNSLGLFTFSEPLFMLSALLLGPVPGMIVGGIGFTLSNLLLGYPHYVIASSIVNAFAGFLIGRFNQMEHSHQFIGIASTLMLIFLSTLAGTTIYVGEVYIGYTKDLFMGEEIMKLGGLYAYRLYIPAWFWIIIAALTATISILISLRKPLKHLLASASLLIGCATITTGYFLYETALMPILFNVKVDAATNLIVNLGHSVISSTIAALIYWFMKWFSR; from the coding sequence ATGTCGCAGCCAAGAAATCATACTCGCCTGGAAAAGCTTTTGGCAACAGCGGTTTTCATAATAGCTTTTACATTCACGTGTCGACTATCTATTTTCACTCAAAATTCACTGGGACTATTTACCTTTAGCGAGCCATTATTCATGTTATCAGCCCTACTACTTGGTCCAGTTCCAGGGATGATTGTCGGCGGGATCGGGTTTACTTTATCGAATCTCTTGTTAGGATACCCCCATTACGTCATAGCCTCCTCGATAGTGAATGCTTTTGCTGGTTTTCTTATCGGCAGATTCAATCAAATGGAACATTCTCACCAGTTCATAGGCATCGCATCAACCTTGATGTTAATATTTCTCTCCACATTAGCTGGGACAACCATATACGTTGGGGAAGTTTATATAGGCTATACAAAAGACCTTTTCATGGGCGAGGAAATCATGAAGTTAGGGGGCTTATATGCGTACCGCCTATACATTCCAGCATGGTTTTGGATAATTATTGCTGCGCTAACAGCCACTATTTCCATTCTAATTAGTTTAAGAAAACCTCTAAAACACCTATTGGCAAGCGCTTCACTGCTCATCGGCTGCGCGACCATAACAACTGGATACTTTTTATACGAAACAGCCCTCATGCCAATATTATTCAATGTCAAAGTTGACGCAGCAACAAACCTTATCGTTAATTTAGGCCATTCAGTTATAAGCTCAACTATAGCAGCCCTAATCTACTGGTTCATGAAATGGTTTAGCAGGTGA